atagttgctactatgcgggacaagaTCCACAAGTTTATATCAGGGTTGGCTCCAGTGTTGACCGAGACATGttccaccgctgcattgcaggattgtatggatatctcccggattcaggcattcacccagaatatagaaaggggcaggcgtcggcagcagggtacagagaggaatGAGAAAGGAaagcgtaagaggatgagattttccaggtctcagggtagttataggccccagtacttcagACAGCCACCTAgtcctccgccacctcagttacagggttacaggtatgatcgCTATACTTAGTCAGGactaggtgagagctcacgggcgtcgggtttgcagcgacaacgaggtttaGAGCAGACATGGTCATCTCCatcgcggtgtgacatctgtggaagaggacacttgggccaatgccgagcaggtttcgatgcttgttatacatatgGGCGTCcgaggcatatgatgcgagattgcctaAATAGAGATTCTGAGGGTATGCATAACCAACGAGTTcaacaacaggatcatctatgtccgtgaaTCCTTCAGGGCATGAGTcttagtcttcggctggtagaggtaggggttccagttcaggtggtaatcagaaccgtatctatgctttagagGGTCGAcatgaccaggagtcttcaccagacgttgtgataggtatattgaccattttctctcacgatgcttatgacttgatagatccaggatctactttatcgtatattaccccatttgtcacggggaagtttggtataatGCCTTAAATGTTAAGTGATCCTTTTGTAGTATCTACACCAGTCAGAGAACTGATTATTTCTAGACGGGTTTACCGTGGTTCTACGGTGACAGTTTGTAGccgtcagacctcagccgacctagttgagatagagatgatggattttgatgctatcataggcatggactggttggtagcttgctatgccacagttgattgtcgagcaaagGCAACCAGATTTCATTTtttgggtgagccagtccttgaatgggtaggtaatacagtgacacctagaggtaggtttatttcctatttgaaggcgaggaaaatgatcgcaaaagggtgcatttatcatattgtgcgagttagagatgcaaatGCTGAGATACCTAAACTTCAGTCTATTCCTGTAGTCAGAGAGTCAGATGTGTTTCcatatgagcttccaggtattcctccagagcgagagattgattttagcatcgatttacttccgggaactcaaccaatatccatccctccgtatagaatggcacctgccgaattgaaggagttgaaggagcagttaaaagatttgttggagaaaggtttcatcagacccAGTACCCCACCTTGGGGTGCACAAATACTGTTTGTACGGAAGAAAGACagctcactgaggatgtgtatcgattataggcagctgaacaaggtaaccattaagaataagtatccatttccaaggatcgatgacttgtttgattagttacagggggatagattcttttcaaagatagatttgagatcggggtaccaccaggtcagagctcgagagaaagatattccgaagacagccttcaggacccgatatggccacttcgagttccttgtcatgtccttcgagttgacgaatgcacccgccatatttatggacttgatgaataacCTATTCTGACCATTTTTatatctgttcgtgatagtatttattgatgatattctggtttattcacaTTCAGAGGAGGAGCATGCAGACCACTTGCGAgcagtactccaaaccctccgtgatcgtaagttgtatgctaagttttctaaatatgagttctggtTTAAATCattagcattcttggggcatattgtatccgttgaatgtataaaggtagacactcagaagattgaggccgtgaaatcctggcctagacctaccactccgatagAGGTTCGTAGTTTTCTAGGCTTAGCAGTCTACTAtcagaggttcgtagagggtttttcttccctttcggcaccattgacgatgCTGACTCAGAAAGCAGCTAAGTTTTAGTGGACAGAGGCTTACGAggagagtttccaagagcttaagaataggttgacctcagcgccagttctaacacttccagaggttctagagggttatgccgtgtattgtgatgcctcaggtgtcgggttaggatatgtcctgatgcaacatgggaaggtaattgcgtatgcttcaaggcagttgaggaagcacgggaggaattatccgacccacgacctcgagttagatgcggttgtccatgcacttaagatatggcagtattatttatatggtgttcatgttgttGTATTTACAGGTCATAAAAACATGCAATATATCTTCAAACAAAAAGAGTTtgaatttgcgtcagaggagatggctagagttattaaaagattatgatgttaacattctctaccatccagggaaagctaatgttgtagcagatgccttaagtcggcgatctatgggtagcttagcacatgtagaggctgagaaaagagaattagctagagatattcatcattTGGATTGTTTGGGGGTTCCGTTAGTATATTCTGACGATGGTGGacttgtactccaaaacactacaaaattatctctcatagctgaaatcaaggaaaggcagtacgaggacctagagttagtcgagttgagagagcgagttccgcagtagAAGAAGTCATTGTTAGATCTCAAGGAAGATAGAGTTcttagatacaggggtcgtttatGTGTCCCAGatatagcagggctacgagacggGATTATGTTAGAGGCAtcttattcgtggtactccatttatcctgggtcgacgaagatgtatcatgacattaaggatgtgtactggtggatcgatatgaagaagaacattgctaaGTTTTTCGCCCAATGCCCTAGTTTCCaacaagtgaaggtagagcaccagaagcctggagggctaatgaaGGCTATAGACatcccgacgtggaaatgggaggcgataaacatggactttgtcacgggtttgactcgttctcatcgtaagtttgattctatatgggtgatagtcgataagCTCACGAAATCACcccatttcctaccggtcagatcgaTAAATACAGCCAAAGATTATgtaaagttatatattaaggagatagtgcggttGCACAGAGTAccaatatctattatatctgactgtGGGCCCAGTTTACAACATATTTCTGGAGGTCATtttagagaggtctagggactcaggtgaatctcagcacaacttttcatccacagactaatGGACAAGTCGAGCGCATAATTCAGACGCTCAAAGATATGTTATGAGTatgtgtgttagattttaaaagaagttgggatgaacatctacctcttatcgagtttccatttaataacagttaccactccagtatccatatggctctgtacgaggctttgtatgggtgtaagtgcagatctcctatatggtggtttgatgttggagaatctgggttacatgggctagACTTGATTCAGTAGGCCATAGAGAAGGTGAAGCTTATCCAGGAGCGACTGTTGGTAGCCCAAAGTcctcagaagtcatattctgacatgcgACGACGCGACTTAGAGTTtgaggttaatgactgggtattcttaaagctgtcacctatgaagggcgtgatgaggtttggcaagaaaggaaagcttagcccacagtatattgggccttataggattattCTGAGAGTGgaccaagtagcttatgagttagaatttccCTCGAAATTGGAGtttgtccatccggtttttcacgtatctatacTACGAAAGTGCATTGGTGATCCTtcccgagtggtgcccactgaTAATGTACAGATTACGGATGACTTGTCATACGAGAAAGTTCCAGtttccatcctagaccgacaaatccgcaagctacaaaataaggaggtagccttcatgaaggttttatggaaaaggaagaatgtggaagagatgacgtggaaAGCGGAGGAAGAGATGAAGTTTAAATACCCCCCCActtatttcaaactgaagatatggctcgagatgggaaacatcagcacaactctattcagaccagtaggtcatcaggtaagctcttatttttgactttcagtatttatgattgacGGTCGTGTGAGGCCAAGTGTCAATTCAGGATAGtaggccatgtgtggcatgtatagtatattttctggatgcatgcaggttggttttagtctagcGTATAAAGGagactttggcaaaattttccaaagtctctaagagtaaacattcgaggacaaatgttcccaaggggggaatgatgttacaccctatatttttgtacgtaaaagtgcgtcgtaagcaaactaatgtaggaccaaaaatgagatcttctttgaaagtatataaagtaatttaatcatgttacctcaaattttaaaaatattgaagatcatgaacaacaagtacaatgagggttggaaggtttagaagctaaaggaattgaagaaaataatatttcgtcgaaagtcgacaagttgggaatgttataacatgtacttttggggtgagactagggtgcttaacatgataaggaggttatgttatgagttatgttagtcgtatgatagtaatgtgttatgttttgaagtcaagcgagttctGGAACAAAAGTAGATGAAAGTCATCACAtcttacattcataagttttactgaaatttgggtcaaatgtaactgcgattttctcccaatatacttagagttacggggtgttacacctataaaattgaatatctatgagtctattttctaacgcattaaactgtttttgaatacaacatcggagtagagagatatatgagtttttgtgagactgcgcaagctgctatgtgacaagtaggtgtgtcacctacttgcttaaatgagagtccgaaaatgggccagttcgggttgTCCAAAGAGAACTATTAAAGGAATATTCCATTTATATAATACATTGATAATAGAGAACAATAACCAGTCCTAAACTCCTGCAAACATCCACCCAAAAATTACACACAAACCCTAAATGaatttctctccttttcaagttctagttggaggtaaaacctagagtttgaagaaccaagatagaagctaagttattcaacaaataaggtaagtttacctCTCCCTtttattcattttttattttggagatgtatggaaagtcgttctataattgtaagaactcacgggacggtgataggaagccgtgagttcgagttattcacttgtagcagattgttttgtggtctgttttgtgttgctgttggattgcatgttttactactattttaggGATTTTTAGAGGAGGAAGGGTATGGACAAAaaccacataaattcagggtggtgggctggtcgttcctcataatatttttgggttgtttgacactactacgttggccgttttgtgtatgaagagattggggtgtgttggactattttgtagtattttgtggtgtatataaggttggaaaataatgtatatatgttgatattgttgtgttcttgtgttgttggttttatcttgaatttggaggaagtaaggattataggggagatgctgcccattttaatacaaaataagcttgtcgttcgttgtgcgatagttgtaccttttgtaacttaatgatagtattattatcgttgttgtagattaaggtgagaagaggcgagttcaaattggttattggaaagattgtgataaggtatgttaaggcttaacctttcttcattttggcatgatcccgtaactacataagtttgataacgaggcataaagagaagtttgtattcctgaacttacgtacattatcctagtctcataagttatagtattctacCTTAtagggactttatattcagttaagtattgtcttcttccagtcaagagagcagagggtctatatatatatatatatatatatatatatatatatatatatatatatatatatatatacacacacaatatTACAATATTtccaccaccatcgagctataatctaTGAACAgccccctattgggaaacctctgttcatatggtaagttatataccgagccaactgtggtcgagcgcctatgagagagcccagAATTGCCGAGATatatagcctagtatggccgagcgcctatgagcgagcctactaaggccaagcagttacacgtaccgagccttattgggacggacatttattttacttactatattaagagagttaagtcagtatcagtaggtaagtatatctccagatcatctttgactctcagttacttttagttaatttattatcagttcagtttcagctttcagttattttattgccttacatactcggtacattattttgtactgacatcctttttctggggacgctccatttcatgcgtgcaggtttagatacacagacgggtagacctcctcagtaggtatttCCCTAGTTCAacttgattggtaagctccatGTCCTTCGGATTTGCCGGGTCAAGGtttttttgtacatattgtgtatatatgttatggataggttgGGCCCctattccgatcatagtacatccatcagtagagacttgtagacatatcttgtcggttagtgcagtatgttaggcTTATAGGTCTCATACatatattttattggtttgtcagctatagtagttatgacggccttgtcggcccatctttatattgatgtttaatcAAATCTAGTTTCTGTtctgttttatattttgctttgcaaattgtcttgcaatgtggccccatggccaaagtataatattatatgttcagagtccctcagtcgcaagctggtacgctaggttaagtgaggcaccAGGTACCGGTCTCgcccctaggttcggggcgtgacaggtgGGTGTTGATTTCGGCGCACAGTTTATCttttggagattccaaggtagctgccggcatttctcagaccttgtctctccttttctATCTTTCTAATTATTGTATCAAGTTTAGACTATCAGAGAGAGTATTTTCcaaacttgtgatgtatagatgcttatgtactctgtgacaccccaaTAGTTGGGAACTTCCGCGTTGTGTTTTGGAGTTTCTATCCCATTTATGAGAACTTTCATTGTTTaactgctttaattcattttctgttaaaagtgtttggaatatttttaaatgtcggcttgcctaataccaCGATATGCtctatcacgacaggttaggattttgggtcatgacaaaaaagGCACTGGTCATGTAACTGtcatacgccaaagcacctggtagagctttatcaagcctccctaaagaagacaatgaaaaatgttgaagcaaattttatttctgaagataatttagacttcatgcatttggatgtagctgattactttgcactcctaGAAGGAGAAACAAATCATGTGATCAGTGATGAATCTGTAGGAATttgaatattttaatttttgttgtttgtattAGATAGTATGGTTAGGGCGGAGATTTCAATGGCCATATTGGGGCTAGTGCTAGGGGTTATGATGATGTGCATGGCTGGTTCAGTTTTGAGGATAGGAATGAGAGGGGTAATTCACTGTTGGATTTTGCTAGAGCTTTTGATTTGGTTATAGCTAACTCGAGTTTTCCGAAGAGGGAAGAGCACCTAGTCACTTTCCGGAATTCAATGGGCAAGACTCAAATTGATTATCTTCTCTATAGGAAATGCGATAAAGGTATGTGCACTGATTGCAAGGTCATCCCAAGTGAGCACCTCACGACCCTACATAGGCTTCTAGTTATGGACTTGGAGATCAAGAGGAGTAGGAGGAAGAGGGCGGGGTGCAGGCAACCTAAGATCAAGTGGGGTAACTTGACAAAGGACAAAGCTCAGGAGTTAGGGGAGAAGTTGTTGGCTATGAGGGCCTG
The DNA window shown above is from Nicotiana tomentosiformis chromosome 8, ASM39032v3, whole genome shotgun sequence and carries:
- the LOC138898261 gene encoding uncharacterized protein, with product MYHDIKDVYWWIDMKKNIAKFFAQCPSFQQVKVEHQKPGGLMKAIDIPTWKWEAINMDFVTGLTRSHRKFDSIWAIEKVKLIQERLLVAQSPQKSYSDMRRRDLEFEVNDWVFLKLSPMKGVMRFGKKGKLSPQYIGPYRIILRVDQVAYELEFPSKLEFVHPVFHVSILRKCIGDPSRVVPTDNVQITDDLSYEKVPVSILDRQIRKLQNKEVAFMKVLWKRKNVEEMTWKAEEEMKFKYPPTYFKLKIWLEMGNISTTLFRPVGHQVGFSLAYKGDFGKIFQSL
- the LOC138898262 gene encoding uncharacterized protein — its product is MKNVEANFISEDNLDFMHLDVADYFALLEGETNHVISDESGGDFNGHIGASARGYDDVHGWFSFEDRNERGNSLLDFARAFDLVIANSSFPKREEHLVTFRNSMGKTQIDYLLYRKCDKGMCTDCKVIPSEHLTTLHRLLVMDLEIKRSRRKRAGCRQPKIKWGNLTKDKAQELGEKLLAMRAWMSKGDASSM